CCCGTAGATATTTAATAAATTTAGCGATTGTATGACTCTCTCACCTTTTCAACTTTCCCTGGATAGCTGGACTCAGCGAGCAAGAATGCATGCTGAACGAATCAGCCCGTTCGCAGATTCTTTTCTGAAGCGACGTTCTTTAGGTTTCACACATGCCGTGCATGACTTTTTATTTACATATTACAGTTTTTCCCCTCAAAAGTTAAAACAATGGGTGCCTTCTTTTGAAGAAGATCTCACCATTTCAGATAACTTCCGTAAAGACTATCCTTGGTTGAATGATTATTGGTTTCAGCTCAATGGCAATGTGCTGTCCCTCAATCAAAATCGGATCCACGAAAATACCAAAGGACTTGCAAAATTCGTGGCAAATTTATGTCAAAAAGTGTTGCAGCAGCCTCCTCGATTTGGCTGTTTTGGTCTTCACGAATGGGCCATGGTTTACAAATTATCACCAGAAACAATCAGACATAAAAAACATCGTCTTAGACTGTCTCAAGAAGAACTCGTAACTTTTGTTGAAAGTCAAACAATTTGTTGCTCCCATTATGATGCATTCCGCTTTTTCACAGATGAAGCCCGCCCCCTGAATACCTTAAATCCAACACTTGAAACCCGGCAAGAAATGGAGCAAGGAGGCTGCTTACATGCCAATATGGATTTATACAAATGGTCCACAAAATTATGGCCCTGGATAGGCTCCGATTTCATCGCAAAAACGTTCTTTCTGGCTGTTCAAGGCAGAGAATTAGATATGCGTGCAAGTCCCTATGATTTGCTCGAAGAAGGTTACGCCCCCTTATGCATAGAAACAGAAGAAGGCCGAAAACAGTACCAAAACGAACAGCAACAATTGGCAGAGAGGGCCTCTTCCTTACGGAGTGAACTCCTTGCGTTTTGTGAACGTTTCTTGTTGCTAAAATCGCACAAGCATTTCTCCCCTCAATCCCGCCATGTGGAAACATTAATCTATCTATAAGTTTAAGCCTTAAAATCTGCAGACAATGCCAACTCTTGCCAAGTTTTAAACTCTTTACGCAATTCATCCAATTTTTTATTGGCGAGTTCATAAGCGATCCTTCCTAACAGTAAATGCAAGGGTGGATTTTCAGAATTCACCACTTGTACAACTGCTTCTGCAACTATTGCAGGATCACCCGGCTGATTTCCATCTCTCTCAACAGCGGATGATCGTGTTTGACCGGATGTCTGTTCGTAATCTGATAATACATTAGTTGCAGGTGTTAAGGACCCTCCTAAAAAATCGGTGCGAAATGGTCCCGGCTCCACAATGGTGACATGTATTCCCAAGGGAGCGACCTCTAAAGCTAGAGCTTCTGAAAGCCCTTCTATGGCAAATTTGGTGGAATTATAAATTCCCCATCCCGCCAATCCCACTAAACCACCAATCGATGAGAGATTAATAATATGTCCGCTCCGCCGCTTACGCATGTAGGGCAGGATAGCGCGCGTCACACGTAATAATCCGAAAACATTTGTCTCAAAAACGTTTCTAATTTCGGAATCACTTGCCTCTTCTACAGCTCCTAACAA
This region of Parachlamydia acanthamoebae genomic DNA includes:
- a CDS encoding oxidoreductase encodes the protein MSDNQSKQLVWFITGTSQGFGWEIVKAALERGDFVVATSRSPQKVAADFVEFSDHLLAITLDLHDPDMVLRGVQSAITRFGRIDVLVNNAGYGLLGAVEEASDSEIRNVFETNVFGLLRVTRAILPYMRKRRSGHIINLSSIGGLVGLAGWGIYNSTKFAIEGLSEALALEVAPLGIHVTIVEPGPFRTDFLGGSLTPATNVLSDYEQTSGQTRSSAVERDGNQPGDPAIVAEAVVQVVNSENPPLHLLLGRIAYELANKKLDELRKEFKTWQELALSADFKA